From Alloacidobacterium dinghuense:
GAGACGTCTACGCCGCGACGCTTCCCATTCTGCGATGCAGCCTTGGCCGCCTGCGCGTGAATAAACGCCACGAGACTCAGCACTTCATCATTCGAGAAGTTGAAGGAGGGCATATTCTTCTGCGGTCGCCCGTCGCGCACAACCTCAGAGATTTTGTCTCCGCCCACATCAGCCAGCACCAGCTTCGACCGAGTCAAATCAGGCCCTGTCTCGCCGCCCATGGCATCGCGGCCGTGACAAAAAGAGCAGTTCTGATCGAAGAGATCCCCGCCGGCCTTCGCCAGATCCGACGTATGCGACACGTTCGCTGCCGCTGTTTCGCCTTTCACCGGCGAGCCGGATTGGGTGGTTTGGTTCTGTGGCGTCGTCGGAGTGCCCGACTGAAATCCAGAGGCTGCATAGATAGGCGTCCGCACGGCCTGAGAGACAAGAATTCCACCGCCTGCGGCTAACAGTGCTGCACCTAAAAATCTCTTCATATTTAGTAAAAATCCTCATCCATCCGAGATGAACAGCGCCGGAAAATGCCATAACGACAACTATCCCGGATACTTGATCAATCGCATGAAATCATATTTCAGTTGAAACGGTTGCAAAGCCATTGTTTCAGAACAGTGGCTATCCGGAAAGCCGACTTGGGCCATCTGCGCAAAAAAATTCGAGCCGGATTCGGTCATCGTGTGTGCACAGCACCGCCCATGCAGCAAGCGCAGGAGCACCCTGCAAAAAAATGCCCCGTGTCGGCACGGGGCACTCAGAGTTCATGGAAATTACGGATACTACTCAATTGCTTACGAGAATGATACTGCGGGTTTAGTGATGCAAGCGTCGTTTTGCGCCAACCATGCCATCCTCAGTCGGTTTCTGTGCTACGGCTTGGTCCATTGATCGGCGTGGCGCTTGAGCCACCAGCAGGGATCATCGCTCCCTCGCGGAAAAATCGCGCGCGCGCATTCCACCTGCTGTGAGCCGGTCCAATCAAGCTCATATTTCCCGTCCTTAAGCGGAACGGCGAGGAACTGGTTCACCTTGACCGAGCCGAGTGCCGTTCCGTGGGCCAGACGATAGCGGTAGACCAGCCAGTCTCCGGCATAGGAGATCAGCAAAGCCGCCAACAATACCACCATCGACCGTTCCAGAAGTGCACGCACGGATCTGGCAAAACCTCCATCACGTCCGGGAAATGCGACAACCGACCTATCCACAATAACTTACAAGAGCGAGTGGGCGCAGGGAATTATGGCCTGATTTGTTGGAATTGAGATGAAGTGTCCGAAAATAAAGAAAGCCGCCCTGATACGGGCGGCTTTTCTGATTATACGGAACAGCTAAATGACTGATTCAGCCCAGCAG
This genomic window contains:
- a CDS encoding c-type cytochrome, with amino-acid sequence MKRFLGAALLAAGGGILVSQAVRTPIYAASGFQSGTPTTPQNQTTQSGSPVKGETAAANVSHTSDLAKAGGDLFDQNCSFCHGRDAMGGETGPDLTRSKLVLADVGGDKISEVVRDGRPQKNMPSFNFSNDEVLSLVAFIHAQAAKAASQNGKRRGVDVSDLQTGNVDQGKQYFDGAGGCANCHSPTGDLAGIAARYQGLQLEERMLYPREAKSRVTVTLPSGEKISGVLAYQDEFVIGLRDENGTYHSWSTTNVKYVVDSPVDAHVDLFSKYTDADIHNLMAYLQTLR